The following is a genomic window from Actinomadura sp. WMMB 499.
TGATGCCGAGCCGTTTTAGGTGAAGTGAGTGATCCCATGCTGCCGAGAAAAGCCTCTAGCGAGTGTATCGGCGGCCCGTACCCTAAACCGACTCAGGTGGTCAGGTAGAGAATACCAAGGCGATCGGGTGAACTGTGGTTAAGGAACTCGGCAAATTGCCCCCGTAACTTTGGGAGAAGGGGGGCCATGCCTGGTGATCATCCTTGCGGTGGGAGCTGGGTGTGGTCGCAGAGGCCAGGGGGAAGCGACTGTTTACTAAAAACACAGGTCCGTGCGAAGTCGTAAGACGCGGTATACGGACTGACGCCTGCCCGGTGCCGGAACGTTAAGAGGACCGGTTAGATCCCTTTGGGGGTCGAAGCTGAGAATCTAAGCGCCGGTAAACGGCGGTGGTAACTATAACCATCCTAAGGTAGCGAAATTCCTTGTCGGGTAAGTTCCGACCTGCACGAATGGCGTAACGACTTCCCCGCTGTCTCAACCACAGGCCCGGCGAAATTGCAGTACGAGTAAAGATGCTCGTTTCGCGCAGCAGGACGGAAAGACCCCGGGACCTTCACTATAGCTTGGCATTGGCGCTTGGAGCGTCTTGTGTAGGATAGGTGGGAGACTGTGAAGCTCGGACGCCAGTTCGGGTGGAGTCGTTGGTGAAATACCACTCTGGTCGTTTTGAGCGTCTAACCCGCACCCGTGGATCCGGGTGGGGGACAGTGCCTGGTGGGTAGTTTAACTGGGGCGGTTGCCTCCTAAAGTGTAACGGAGGCGCCCAAAGGTTCCCTCAGCCTGGTTGGCAATCAGGTGGCGAGTGCAAGGGCACAAGGGAGCTTGACTGTGAGACGGACGTGTCGAGCAGGTGCGAAAGCAGGGCCTAGTGATCCGGCACCTACGTGTGGAAGTGGTGTCGCTCAACGGCTAAAAGGTACCCCGGGGATAACAGGCTGATCTTCCCCAAGAGTCCATATCGACGGGATGGTTTGGCACCTCGATGTCGGCTCGTCGCATCCTGGGGCTGGAGTAGGTCCCAAGGGTTGGGCTGTTCGCCCATTAAAGCGGCACGCGAGCTGGGTTTAGAACGTCGCGAGACAGTTCGGTCCCTATCCGCTGCGCGCGTAGGAGAATTGTGAGGGTCTGTCCCTAGTACGAGAGGACCGGGACGGACGGACCTCTGGTGTGCCAGTTGTCCTGCCAGGGGCATGGCTGGTTGGCTACGTTCGGTTGGGATAACCGCTGAAAGCATCTAAGCGGGAAGCCTTCCTCGAGATGAGTTCTCCCTTCCACCTTCGGGTGGGGTAAGGCCCCGAGAGACGATCGGGTTGATAGGCCGGGGATGGAAGCGCGGTAACGTGTGGAGTCGACCGGTACTAATAGGCCGAGTGGCTTGAACACACTGAACGTTCAAAGCATCTCGCTGTGTGTTTGTTCGCGTCCCTGTGTGGTTCCCTTGAAGCAAACGGGAACCCGTGTTGTTAAGTGAATATTGTTGAGCTGTCTGCTTGGACGATGAGTTTCCCGCGCCTGTGGGTGTTGGGGGTTGGTCGTTCGGTGGTTATGGCGAGGGGGAAACACCCGGTCCCATTCCGAACCCGGTAGTTAAGCCTCTCAGCGCCGATGGTACTGCATGGGAGACTGTGTGGGAGAGTAGGACGCCGCCGGACCTTTTTTGTGGGGAGGGCCCTGCCGTTTACGCGGCGGGGCCCTTTCTCATTTCTTGGGCTCTAGCTGGTATTGCAGATAGGCCATCAGAAGATTGATCAGCTCGTCCCGGAAGACTCTGAGTTCGGGAGCGTGGCGGTCGGCTAGGTGCCGGTGAGTCAAGGATTCGGTCGTGCTCACCAGTAACCAGGCGGTGAGTCTGTTGTCTGTGGAGTCTTCGTTAGTGTCCGCGCGAAGTAGGTCGGCGACCGTGTCGACGAGGGCGTCCTGTAGGGAATGAAGCTCGGCCAGCAATGCGGGCGGACGCGGGGACTCCTCGAACAGCACCTGGTGAAGCCGGGGGTCGCCTTGGTGAGCTTCGAAGGCGGCGTCGACGAAGACGGCGACTCGTTCGTTCCAGCTTCTGGGGAGCCCACGCTCCAGCGCCGCGAGGACCGCGCGTTGGCCGTCCTGAATGTGGCGCCGGGTGAGCTCGAGGAGAATTGCGTCCTTGTTCGGGAAGTACTGGTAGAGGGAGCCGATCGACAGGTCGGCCTCCTCGGCGATGCGGTTCGTGGTGCCGGCGGCGTAGCCGTGGTCGGTGAAAACGCGAGCAGCCGCCTGGACGATTCTTTCGCGCGTGTTCGCAGAACGCTCCTGACGTGGGGATTTGCGGGGTCTGAGGGGCTTGGGAGTGCCCGGCATCGGTGGCCTAACGCGAGTAGAAAAGCGAGTTACAGCTCAGTATCTTGGCGGCTGCCGACCGATCGACGCAAGGAGCCGACATGGCCGTCGAATACCTGGAGTTCTTCCCCGAATGGGTGCGTAAGGCGGAGGAGCCGCGGCCCGATACGCACTGGTGGCAGTGGCGTGGGATGCGGATCCGCCTGTTGCGGGTGATCGATCCGGCCGCACCGGTGAAGTACGTCGTACTGCACGGGGCGGGTGGACACGCGAGGATGCTGTGGCCCTACGTGCGGCTGGTGGCACCGGCGGAGGTTGTTGCGCCTGACATGCCCGGTTATGGCCTCACCCGTGGTGGAGGGCGTGGGCTGACGTACGACATGTGGGTGGATCTCGCGGCGGAGCTCGTCCGCATGGAGCGGGAGCGCGACGACCGTCCAGTGGTGGTTCTGGGGGCCAGCATCGGGGGGATGCTCGCCTACAGTGCGGTGGCGCGTTCCGGGGCGGACGGTCTCGTGGTGACCTGCCTGCTTGACGTGCGTGACGCGGATGCGCGCGCCGCCGCTGCCCGCTTCGGATGGATGGGGCGCCACGCGGCGCCGCTGTTGAACGGTCTGCGGGTTTTGGACGGGATTCGACTGCCGATCCGGTGGCTGGGGCGGGTGTCGGCGATGTCGAACCGAGAGGATCTGAACGCAGCCGTGGCGGGCGATCGGCTCGGCGGCGGGGGGCGGATTCCGCTGGGTTTTCTGCGCTCCTACATGACGTCGGTGCCGGAGGTGGAGCCGGAAGAGTTCACGGCCTGTCCGGTGCTGATGGTCCATCCGGGCGCGGACCGATGGACACCGGCGGAACTGAGCAGGCCGTTCTTCGATCGGCTTGCCGTGGAGCGGCGGCTGGTGATTCTGGACGGTTGCGGGCACATGCCGGTCG
Proteins encoded in this region:
- a CDS encoding alpha/beta hydrolase is translated as MAVEYLEFFPEWVRKAEEPRPDTHWWQWRGMRIRLLRVIDPAAPVKYVVLHGAGGHARMLWPYVRLVAPAEVVAPDMPGYGLTRGGGRGLTYDMWVDLAAELVRMERERDDRPVVVLGASIGGMLAYSAVARSGADGLVVTCLLDVRDADARAAAARFGWMGRHAAPLLNGLRVLDGIRLPIRWLGRVSAMSNREDLNAAVAGDRLGGGGRIPLGFLRSYMTSVPEVEPEEFTACPVLMVHPGADRWTPAELSRPFFDRLAVERRLVILDGCGHMPVEDPGLRQMADALRTFNTDVASSRT
- a CDS encoding TetR/AcrR family transcriptional regulator — translated: MPGTPKPLRPRKSPRQERSANTRERIVQAAARVFTDHGYAAGTTNRIAEEADLSIGSLYQYFPNKDAILLELTRRHIQDGQRAVLAALERGLPRSWNERVAVFVDAAFEAHQGDPRLHQVLFEESPRPPALLAELHSLQDALVDTVADLLRADTNEDSTDNRLTAWLLVSTTESLTHRHLADRHAPELRVFRDELINLLMAYLQYQLEPKK